Within the Blastopirellula marina genome, the region GCCTGGTAAGGGATACTCCATCACCATGGCACGGCCATCGATCTGCCCGCAGATCCCGATGCTGCTCGAAGAAAGCCGCGTCGGCGTGACACCTTTCGACGATGGGTATCGACTTGGCTCAACCATGGAGTTCGGCGGATACGACCCCAGCATCAACACCAAGCGACTGGCACTCCTGAAGAAGGGTGCTTCGCATTACCTGAAAGAACCATTCACCGACGAGACCTACGAAGAGTGGTACGGCTGGCGGCCCATGACACCAGACGATCTGCCGTACATCGACTTTGCGCCCCGGTTCAATAACGTGCTGATCACCGCGGGACATAGCATGCTGGGACTTTCGATGAGTACAGGTACCGGTAAGCTGGCGTGGCAACTTCTCGACGGCTTGACTCCCCATATCGACCCAGCCCCGTACCGGCTGCGGTAGTTTGACGCGTCCGAAAACCTAAAGCACAATAAACTTGCCGCTTTGCCTCACTCCTTATCCTGTTTCCTTCCGCGAATCGAGACCCTTTCCATGCGAACGCTTGCGATCATACTCTCGGCCCTGGCAATACTGCTGGCCCCTCAATTAGCCTTGGGTGCCGAGCAGAAACCGAACTTCGTTTTCTTCCTGGTCGATGACCTGGGATGGACCGATCTAAGTTGCTATGGAAGCTCGTTCTACGAAACGCCAAACGTCGACAAACTGGCTTCCAGCGGCCTGAAGTTCACCAATGCCTACGCGGCCTGCCAGGTATGCTCACCCACGCGCGCAAGCATTCTCACCGGTCGATACCCCACTCGGACCGGCATTACCGATTATATTGGCGCGGCCCAGCCTGAGGGTTGGAATCGCAAGACCAAGATGCTGCCGGCTCCGTACGAAGTGCAACTTGCTCACGACGAAACGACGATCGCGGAATTGTTGAAAGCCAACGGGTACGCGACCTTCTTCGCCGGCAAATGGCACCTCGGAGGCGAACAGTACTGGCCCGAGCATCAAGGCTTCGACGTCAACAAAGGGGGCATCGATCGCGGGGGCCCTTACGGTGGCAAGAAGTATTTCTCACCCTACGCCAACCCTCGCCTGAAAGATGGCCCCGACGGCGAACATCTGCCTGATCGCCTGGCAACCGAAACGGTCAAGTTCATGACCGAGCACAAGGATGAGCCGTTTTTGGCGTACCTGTCTTTCTATTCGGTACACACGCCGCTGATGTCTCGCGAAGACCTCAAACAGAAGTACCAGCAGAAGAAGGAAACGCTGAAACCCGGCGAGATTTGGGGACAGGAAGGAGAACGCAAAGTACGTCTCATTCAAGAGCACGCCGTTTACGCCGGCATGGTCGAGGCCATGGACCAGGCCGTCGGCAAGGTGCTCAACGGAATCGATGAGTTGGGGCTGACGAAAAACACGGTGGTGATCTTCATGTCCGACAACGGCGGCCTGTCGACTTCTGAAGGACATCCAACCAGCAACCTGCCACTTCGTGCCGGCAAAGGATGGATCTACGAAGGGGGAATTCGCGAACCGATGATCGTCCGTTGGCCAGGCAACACCAAGGCCGGAACCGAAACTTCGCAGTATGTCAGCAGTGTTGACTTCTTCCCCACGATGCTGCAAATCGCAGGCATCGAAGTTCCCAAGAATTTGACGATTGACGGCATGAGCTTCGCCCCAATCTTAGAAGGCCAAGAACTCGACCGTGGTGCGATCTACTGGCACTATCCTCACTACGGCAACCAAGGAGGCTCCCCCACTTCGGCGATTCGCGAAGGAGACTGGAAGCTGATCGAGTTCTACGAAGACGGCCACCTGGAGTTGTATAACGTGGCTGAAGACATCAGCGAGCAACACGATCTGGCCGCCAAGAAGCCGGACCTCGTCGAAAAGCTACATGCCAAACTCAAAGCGTGGCGTAACGAGACTGGAGCCAAGATGCCCACGCATCGCAAGGACGCCTAGTTTGTTGGCTTCTTGAGTTCACTCTGCCACTGGATCAGCTTTTGGAATGCATCCAGTGGCGTCAGACCGCTCAGATCCGTCTGCCGAATCTCTTCGACCACCGGGTGTTCGCTCGGGCCGAACAACGTCAGCTGAAGATCGGTCTTCGGGTGACGATCTCGCTTGGGACGAATCTTCGATTGCCCATCCAAGTCGAGATGTTCCTGCTCGAGTTGCGTCAGAATCTGCTTGGCGCGTTCGTTGACATCGTTGGGAATCCCTGCCAGTCGAGCCACGTAAATCCCGTAGCTCTTATCGGCCGCCCCCGCAACGATCTTATGCAGGAAGATGATCTTATCGTCCCACTCCTTCACCGCCACATTCAGGTTCGTCACACGAGCCAGCGACTGGGACAGATCGGCCAATTCGTGATAGTGCGTGGCAAACAGCGTGCGACAACCGATCCGATCGTGGATGTATTCGACAATCGACCACGCCAGCGAAACGCCATCGTAGGTACTGGTCCCACGGCCAATCTCATCCAGAATGACGAGGCTTCGTTCGGTCGCTGTATTGAGAATTCGGGCCGTCTCGGTCATTTCAACCATGAACGTACTCTGGCCGCGTGAAAGTTCGTCGCTTGCCCCCACGCGGGCAAACACACGATCGACGATGCCAACCCGGGCTTCCTTGGCCGGGACAAAACTTCCCATTTGAGCCATGATCGAAATCAGTCCGACCTGGCGAATGTAGGTACTTTTACCAGCCATGTTCGGACCGGTGATGATAGCGATGTCGTCCACATCTTCGCCGCCGAGCATCGTATCGTTGGGGATGAACGTACCAGCTTCCTCAGTCACGTCCAGCACCGGATGGCGACCATCGACAATGGCCAGTTCCTTGCCGTCATCGATTCTCGGTCGACAGTAATTGCGATCGCGTGCCAGGTTGCCCAGCGATACCAATGCATCCAGGTTGGCCAGAGCCGTGGCCGTGCTGCGAAGCCGATCGGCGGCCGATTGCACGAGATCGCGAAGTTCAGCGAACAACTCGTACTCCAGCGTTTTCGCTTTCTCGTCAGCCGACAGAACTTTATCTTCGTACTCTTTCAGTTCCGGCGTGATATACCGCTCGGCATTCTTGAGCGTCTGTTTACGATGAAAATACGTGGGAACTTTTTCACGATGGGTGTTCGTGATCTCGATGTAATATCCGAAGACCTTATTGAACCCCACCTTCATGTTCGGGATGCCAGACTTCTTGCTTTCTTCAGCCTGGTAGTTGGCAATCCATTGCTTGCCGCCGGCAGCCAGGCCACGCAACTCGTCGAGCCTGGCATTGTAGCCATCTTGAATAAAGCCACCGTCGGCAGTCGTCAGTGGGCAATCCTCGATTAGCGCCGCGGCTAACTTGTCGTGCACTTCAGGGCACAGATCAATCTGGCTTTCAATCTCTCCTAAAAGCTTGCATTTCCGAGAGGTCACCTTCGCTTTGATTCGTGGCAGCTTTGCCAGTGTGCGGCCGACAAAGCTCAGGTCGCGGGGACTTGCCCGACCGGTAGTCACGCGGGTCAAAAGCCTCTGCAGGTCGTACACGCCTGCCAACGCATCGCCCAGCGATTCTGAGAGGGAAAGGTCGTTCTTCAATTCCTCGACGGCGTCGTGACGATCGCAGATGGGCTGTACTGAAGCCAAGGGGCTGCCCAGCCAGTCGGCCATCAAGCGGCTTCCCATCGGCGTGCGGCAACGGTCCAGGACTGAAATCAAAGTCCCATCCCGGCGTTGGTCGCGAATGGTTCGCGTAAGCTCCAGCGAACGCCTGGTCGCTTCGTCAATCTCGACGCAGTTGGTCTGCCGGTATGGAATCAGCGTCTGCACATGTTCCAGCGAACCACGCTGTGTCTCTTGCAAATAGTCAAGAATCGCCCCGGCAGCTCGAATCGCCAGGCGATCTCCGTCGTCGAAGCCAAACCCATCCAGGCTCTTGACCTCGAAGTGCTTCGACAGCTTCTCATCGGCTGCCTTGCCGCCAAACGCCCATGCAGGGCGCTGCGTCTGCAG harbors:
- the mutS gene encoding DNA mismatch repair protein MutS, which translates into the protein MTPMMQQYHEAKNACGDAILLFRMGDFYELFNDDAVTASKVLGMTLTSRDKGENATPMAGFPHHQLDSYLAKLIQQGYRVGICDQVEDPKQAKGIVKREITRILSPGTLTDDSLLSPKESNFLAAVLCEGENAGISWIELSTGRFLAGVFSAARLADELARIAPSECLLSEGTDALPKHMNGQFLQTQRPAWAFGGKAADEKLSKHFEVKSLDGFGFDDGDRLAIRAAGAILDYLQETQRGSLEHVQTLIPYRQTNCVEIDEATRRSLELTRTIRDQRRDGTLISVLDRCRTPMGSRLMADWLGSPLASVQPICDRHDAVEELKNDLSLSESLGDALAGVYDLQRLLTRVTTGRASPRDLSFVGRTLAKLPRIKAKVTSRKCKLLGEIESQIDLCPEVHDKLAAALIEDCPLTTADGGFIQDGYNARLDELRGLAAGGKQWIANYQAEESKKSGIPNMKVGFNKVFGYYIEITNTHREKVPTYFHRKQTLKNAERYITPELKEYEDKVLSADEKAKTLEYELFAELRDLVQSAADRLRSTATALANLDALVSLGNLARDRNYCRPRIDDGKELAIVDGRHPVLDVTEEAGTFIPNDTMLGGEDVDDIAIITGPNMAGKSTYIRQVGLISIMAQMGSFVPAKEARVGIVDRVFARVGASDELSRGQSTFMVEMTETARILNTATERSLVILDEIGRGTSTYDGVSLAWSIVEYIHDRIGCRTLFATHYHELADLSQSLARVTNLNVAVKEWDDKIIFLHKIVAGAADKSYGIYVARLAGIPNDVNERAKQILTQLEQEHLDLDGQSKIRPKRDRHPKTDLQLTLFGPSEHPVVEEIRQTDLSGLTPLDAFQKLIQWQSELKKPTN
- a CDS encoding sulfatase, coding for MRTLAIILSALAILLAPQLALGAEQKPNFVFFLVDDLGWTDLSCYGSSFYETPNVDKLASSGLKFTNAYAACQVCSPTRASILTGRYPTRTGITDYIGAAQPEGWNRKTKMLPAPYEVQLAHDETTIAELLKANGYATFFAGKWHLGGEQYWPEHQGFDVNKGGIDRGGPYGGKKYFSPYANPRLKDGPDGEHLPDRLATETVKFMTEHKDEPFLAYLSFYSVHTPLMSREDLKQKYQQKKETLKPGEIWGQEGERKVRLIQEHAVYAGMVEAMDQAVGKVLNGIDELGLTKNTVVIFMSDNGGLSTSEGHPTSNLPLRAGKGWIYEGGIREPMIVRWPGNTKAGTETSQYVSSVDFFPTMLQIAGIEVPKNLTIDGMSFAPILEGQELDRGAIYWHYPHYGNQGGSPTSAIREGDWKLIEFYEDGHLELYNVAEDISEQHDLAAKKPDLVEKLHAKLKAWRNETGAKMPTHRKDA